From the genome of Candidatus Defluviilinea proxima:
TACAGTCTACATGCAAATGTTACGTGAGTATGGACTGGAAGCGAATGCCGAAGAATACCTGCGTGAGTTTTGGGGTCAGGCCATGACCTACAGACTCGATGTCACGTCACGCCAGTTCAATTGGACACCGCCCGAGAATTTCCTATCCGTTTTTCATGAACGGCTTGTTGAAATGAATCTCAGAGAACTGAAACCCGTGGTAGGAATCCGCGAACTGATTCAAAGTCTGACCGCTCCCTACTGTGTGGCATCCAATGGGCATCAGGAGGAGATCGCCACACGCTTGAAAGCCACACATCTCACAGATCTATTTGTTGGCAAAAAGATATTCAGCGGCATGGAAATGCCTCATCCCAAACCTGCGCCCGATGTCTACCTCGCGGCGGCCAAAGCCTTCAACCTGCCGCCCGAACGATGCGTCGTCATCGAGGATAGCATTCCCGGTATCACAGCCGGCATCCGCGCGGGGATGAAAGTCTACGGGCATGCGGCCTTTACAGCAAAAGAAACATTACGTCAGGCAGGCGCAATTCCCTTCGGCTCGATGCCCGAACTACAGAGAATTCTTAGCGCATGAGAGTGTTACAATCTCGCACATATGGACGCTATTCACACAAGACTCTTCAATCAAGGACTGATCAGCACAAAGTTTCATACGATCGGTGAAGTGGTCAGCGCATTAGGCGCCGTGCAAGCACAGGACTACGCCGGTGCCAAATGGGCTTTGGGATTACGCCTTAAGGACTCCACCGATTCAAGCATTGACCAGGCCCTGGCAGACGGTTCTATCCTACGCACACACCTGCTCCGCCCCACCTGGCATTTTGTTTCGCCGACAGATATCCGCTGGCTCCTCATGTTGACGGCTCCGCGTGTTCATGCAGTCAATGCGTTCATGGCTCGCAAACTCGAAGTGGACAAACCCACGCTCAAGAAAAGTTATGCAGTGCTGGAGAAGTCGTTACAAGGAAATCAATACCTCACTCGCACAGACATTGGCTACGCGCTCGAAAAATCAGGTGTCAAAAAAGCGGATGGTCAACGCCTTGTCTACATTATGATGGCGGCTGAATTGGATGCTCTGATTTGCAGTGGGCCAAGAGAAGGCAAACAGTTCACATATGCTCTTTTAGATGAACGCGTACCCAAGGTCCCGGAAATGAAGCGTGAAGAAGCGTTGGCAGAACTCACGAAACGGTACTTCTCCGCGCGCGGACCAGCCACTTTGCAGGATTTCACATGGTGGTCAGGTTTGACACTCACGGATGCAAGGAATGGCATCGAGATGGTCAAATCACATTTGACGAGTGAAACAATCAATAATCAAGCCTATTGGTTTGCAGAAACAAAGTCACCCACCAGCAAGCGCTCCGAGACCGCCCACTTGCTACCGAATTACGATGAGTTCATTGTGGGATACACCGACCGAAGCTTCATCTACAACACGACGCACGATAAAAAATTGGACGACCGTGGAAATGTCCTTTTCCAAAACACCATTGCGGTTAACGGCCAGATCAAAGGTACATGGAAGCGCACCGTGAAGAAGAATGAAGTCCTTGTGGAACTTACTCCATTTATAAAATTTTCCAAGGCTGAGGTACAAGCTGTGGCAACTGCAACAAAAAAATACGGAGACTTTCTCGGCTTGCCAGTTAGAACTACAGGAGTAGATGCGTGAGTAAAGGAAGGCTCGAAGCGTTCAGTGATGGCGTGATGGCGATCATCATCACCATCATGGTATTAGAGTTGAAAGTCCCTAGTGAAGGGACTTTGTCTGCGTTGACGCCATTGGTGCCCAAAATATTGAGCTACATATTGAGCTTTGTCTTCCTCGCCATTTACTGGAACAATCATCATCATTTATGGCAGGCAGTGGAAAAGGTCAACGGCGCGATCCTTTGGGCGAACATGCATTTGTTGTTCTGGCTGTCGTTGATCCCTTTTGCAACAGGCTGGATGGGTGAAAATCATTTCGCCACCATGCCTGTTGCGTTATATGGGATCGTTCTATGGATGTCGGCATTGGCATATTTTTTGAAGGTACGCGCATTGATGGCTTACCACCCCAGCGACTCGGTATTAGCCGCCGCGATTGGCGAAGGCAAAAAGGAACGTGTTTCGCTCGCTCTTTATACGGCCGCCATCCCTCTCGCCTTCGTGGCATCGTGGATATCGCTTGGGTTGTATGTGACCGTCGCCGTCATGTGGCTCGTCCCCGATCAGCGCATCGAAAGAAAATTCACAGCTTAAGCGTTACTCCAAATACACCAGCTTAAGTCGTTCAATATCTTCCTCGCCAAGACCCAGTCCATCACGAATGTAATTGTCGAAAGACCCATACTCACGGTCAATGGCTTCAAATGCGGCAGAGAGATAGGATGGATCTGCGGCTAAAAATCCCTTTACTTTTTCGAGGAGCAACTTCCCCCACATCAATCGAACAAAGAGCAAATTCCATCGATACCCAGGGATCAGGTATTGGTTCGTCAACAGGTAATCTTCCATGATGGTCTCTTGTGAGACGCCCAACATCCGCAGAAGGATCGCTGAGGCAAACCCTGTGCGGTCCTTGCCCGCAGAACAATGGAACAGGACGGGTTTTCCTTGTGCAGAAAACACTTCCTGCATGAACTTCTTCATCTCGGGTGTGAAGCGTGTGCCCAGTTCGATATTCGTCTGGATCATATGCTTGTACGGATCGGTCTTCTTCAGGCCTTTCGCCATTTCCTTGTTTGAATTATGCCAGGCTTCTGTACTGCTATCCAAAATGGGAATCTCAACCTGACGGATGTTCATGCCAACAGGCAGACGGTCAGAACGATTTTCTTTCTCCCAACCCGCCCGGAAGTCTATGATCCGATCAAGAGACAGGGTTGATAGAAGCTTTTGGTCGGCATTGGTTAAGGTATGCAGCCCATCAGAACGATACAACATGCCCCAACGAAGAGTTTTTCCGTTCGCTGTTGGGTAACCGCCCAGATCGCGAAAGTTCTTTGCACCCGAAAACGGCAGGCGACGATTTTTGGTATTAACCGCTTTGGCGGTCATTTTTTTCTCAAACATCCTCATACACTCCAAAATAGTGATCGAGTAAAGCAGATTTCCTATTCTATATATCAAATTAACAGGGTATCATGTCGGGACAAAGATCGACAACAGACGGAACATTTTACCAATTTACAAGGCAAACAGTGAATCGGTATATTGCTTTTCTACGCGCCATCAACGTTGGCGGAAATACAATCGTCAAAATGGACGTCCTTCGGGGACAGTTCGAGGCGTTGGGATATACAAATGTCCAAACGTATATTCAAACAGGCAATGTGATCTTCGAGTCAGACGAGAAAGATACGTCCGTATTGGAGGGACAGATCGAACGTCAGTTGGAAAAAGGTTTGGGGAAGAGTATCCTGCTTTTCGTGAGAACGATGCGCGAACTTGAGCCGATCGCGAAGAAGCCTCCGTTCGATCCAAAAGAGAACGAGACGTTGCACATCGTCTTCTTAAAATCAAAGCCCACTAAAAAGTTGGAGCAGGCACTGGCATCCTTCAATAGCAAGGCCGATAAATTTCTCATCAAAGGCCGCGAGGTGTACAATTTGAGGCATGACCGTGATGCATCGGTATTCTCGAACAATTTTATCGAAAAGACTCTGGGCATTGCAGGCACCACACGAAATTTAACCACGGTTCAAAAGATCGTGGAAAAATATTACTAATTATCCAAGGAGATAAGAAATATGACTACTGAAAACACAAAAGGAAATTGGCTTGGCTCGAACCTGGCTCTTGGTTTACTTGTAACTCTGCTAAGCGTATTCACTGCCCTGACAAATTATTCAACCTACAAAGCGGGCAATGAGGCTTCAGACCTCAAAGCCGAAGGGGATAGGCAACTTGCCAATTCGAACACAGAATATATCAGCGCTTCACAATTCATTATTGTTGATTACAACATGTACGATAATTATTATGTAAACGTGGATGTAGATGACACCAAGGCCGAATATTACCAGTCACAGTTCTCAGATGACTTAACAGCCAGCGTGGGCCGCGATGACCCCTTCGACGATCAATATTACGATGCGATGTACAAGGATGCTGAGGACTTGTTCAACGAAGCATTTGCCACATTCGACCAGGCTCAAGTTCTTGATGATAAAGAAGGCGGCTTCCAATTCGCCATGTTGATCTCAGCGGTCGGCCTATCATTCGCCGCATACGCCTCCCTGCTGGAGGAAAAGAATCGCTTGCGAAGTGTCTTTGCTGTTCTTTCCATCGTCGCATTCGTTCTGAGCATTATTCAATATGTCACCATCGTGCTTGGATAAGCATCCATGAAGCTCGACTATACCGAACTAGAGAGTGGCATTCGCCTGATCAAACTCAGCGGCAGGCTCGATATGAACGGCACCTACAGCGTGGAGGTTCAATTTGTGAACCATTGCAGTGGTGGGAACGTCCGCATGATCGTGGATCTTTCGGATGTGAGCTTTCTCTCGTCG
Proteins encoded in this window:
- a CDS encoding tyrosine-protein phosphatase — protein: MFEKKMTAKAVNTKNRRLPFSGAKNFRDLGGYPTANGKTLRWGMLYRSDGLHTLTNADQKLLSTLSLDRIIDFRAGWEKENRSDRLPVGMNIRQVEIPILDSSTEAWHNSNKEMAKGLKKTDPYKHMIQTNIELGTRFTPEMKKFMQEVFSAQGKPVLFHCSAGKDRTGFASAILLRMLGVSQETIMEDYLLTNQYLIPGYRWNLLFVRLMWGKLLLEKVKGFLAADPSYLSAAFEAIDREYGSFDNYIRDGLGLGEEDIERLKLVYLE
- a CDS encoding DUF1211 domain-containing protein, translated to MSKGRLEAFSDGVMAIIITIMVLELKVPSEGTLSALTPLVPKILSYILSFVFLAIYWNNHHHLWQAVEKVNGAILWANMHLLFWLSLIPFATGWMGENHFATMPVALYGIVLWMSALAYFLKVRALMAYHPSDSVLAAAIGEGKKERVSLALYTAAIPLAFVASWISLGLYVTVAVMWLVPDQRIERKFTA
- a CDS encoding HAD family phosphatase; translated protein: MNTKPFDLVIFDCDGVLVDSEPITNTVYMQMLREYGLEANAEEYLREFWGQAMTYRLDVTSRQFNWTPPENFLSVFHERLVEMNLRELKPVVGIRELIQSLTAPYCVASNGHQEEIATRLKATHLTDLFVGKKIFSGMEMPHPKPAPDVYLAAAKAFNLPPERCVVIEDSIPGITAGIRAGMKVYGHAAFTAKETLRQAGAIPFGSMPELQRILSA
- a CDS encoding DUF1697 domain-containing protein is translated as MNRYIAFLRAINVGGNTIVKMDVLRGQFEALGYTNVQTYIQTGNVIFESDEKDTSVLEGQIERQLEKGLGKSILLFVRTMRELEPIAKKPPFDPKENETLHIVFLKSKPTKKLEQALASFNSKADKFLIKGREVYNLRHDRDASVFSNNFIEKTLGIAGTTRNLTTVQKIVEKYY
- a CDS encoding STAS domain-containing protein, encoding MKLDYTELESGIRLIKLSGRLDMNGTYSVEVQFVNHCSGGNVRMIVDLSDVSFLSSVGIPMLVNNAQAVTSRGGKFVLLRPQESVASVLELVGVTQVIPIYNDLHMAVASLK
- a CDS encoding AlkZ family DNA glycosylase, translating into MDAIHTRLFNQGLISTKFHTIGEVVSALGAVQAQDYAGAKWALGLRLKDSTDSSIDQALADGSILRTHLLRPTWHFVSPTDIRWLLMLTAPRVHAVNAFMARKLEVDKPTLKKSYAVLEKSLQGNQYLTRTDIGYALEKSGVKKADGQRLVYIMMAAELDALICSGPREGKQFTYALLDERVPKVPEMKREEALAELTKRYFSARGPATLQDFTWWSGLTLTDARNGIEMVKSHLTSETINNQAYWFAETKSPTSKRSETAHLLPNYDEFIVGYTDRSFIYNTTHDKKLDDRGNVLFQNTIAVNGQIKGTWKRTVKKNEVLVELTPFIKFSKAEVQAVATATKKYGDFLGLPVRTTGVDA